The sequence GCGGGAAGCGGTTCACGCACAGCACCGCCGGCAGGCCGAACGCCGTCACCGACTCCAGGTGCTTCTCCAGGTGGCTGAAGCCCTTGAGCAGCGCCTCGCGGTCCGGATCCGCCACCTTCGCCGCCGCCGCGCCGCCGTGGTGCTTGAGCGCCCTGAGCGTCACCACCAGCATCACGCCCCGGGGCCACACGCCCGCGCCGCGGCACTTGATGTCCAGGAACTTCTCCGCGCCCAGGTCGAAGCCGAAGCCGGCTTCCGTCACCACCTCGTCCGCGTACGCGAGCGCCATCCGCGTGCCCACCACCGACGAACACCCGTGCGCGATGTTGCCGAACGGCCCCGCGTGCACCAGCGCCGGCCCGCCCTCGCGCGTCTGCGCCAGGTTGGGCATCAGCGCGTCCTTGAGCAGCGCCACCATGGACGCCGCCGCGTTCACGTCGTTCGCTCGCACCGGCGAGCCATCCGCCGCCTGCGCCACGACGATGCGCCCCAGCCGCGCCTCCAGGTCCTTCAGGTTCTCCGACAGCGCCAGGATGGCCATGACCTCGCTGGCGGCCGTGATGTCGAAGGATGTCTCGCGCGGCACGCCGTGCGCCTTGCCGCCCAGCCCCACGATGACGTTGCGCAGGAACCGGTCGTTCATGTCCATCGCGCGGCGCCAGCGCACCCGCGTGCCCTCCAGCGCCACCGGGTGGCCGTAGTACACGGCGTTGTCCACCAGCGCGGACAGGAGGTTGTGCGCGCTGGTGATGGCGTGCAGGTCGCCGGTGAAGTGCAGGTTGATGTCCGCCGCCGGCTCCAGGCTCGCCTGCCCGCCGCCGGTGCCGCCGCCCTTCACGCCGAAGACGGGCCCCAGGGACGGCTCGCGCAGCGCCGCCACCGCCTTGCGGCCCCGCTTGCGCAGGCCCATGGCCAGCGCCACGGACATGGTCGTCTTGCCCTCGCCCGGGGGCGTGGGGTTGATGGCCGACACCAGGACCATGCGGCCCTGGCGCGAGCTGCGGCCCAGGGCGTCCAGCGACACCTTGGCGCGGTCGCGGCCCCAGGGGAGGACGTCTTCCGGCGCGAGACCCAGCTCGGCGCCGACTTCGGTGATGGGACGGAGCGTCATGGTGGGGCACTCTCCGCGCCATGCCGGACGAGGTCAACGCTCGCGGCACGGGGGGCAGGCAGGCGCCCGTCGCGCGGCGGTTCCCTGGGGGGAGGGCGGGTGGGAGGATGCAGGCGCAAGGCGGAGCTTCGGGTGCGCCATGGAATAGGCGGCCGGGAGCTGCGTCAGGGAGAGCATCATGAACCGCATTCTCGGCATCGCATCGGTGGGGTTGGCTTCGGTGGCGCTCGGGGTGGCCCTGTGGGGGCCTGGGAAGTCGGAGGCCCCTGTCACCCAGGACGCGCCCCGCGTGCAGGACTCGACGGCGGACGTCCGGGCGCTCCAGACGCGCGTGAAGGCCCTGGAGGAGACGGTGCAGCTCTTGTCCCGGCGGCTGATGGCCTTCGAGCAGGGCGGCGGCACGGCCTCGGCGGGCACGGGCGGTCCTCCGCCCGCGGGCCTGGAGGCGGAGGTCGCGAAGTTGCGCGAGGAGATGCGCGGCGTGCTGGTGGGCGAGGCGCTGAGCAACGACAGCGCGAAGCAGTCGCTGAAGGAGCTGATGCGCACGGTGCAGGACGAGCAGCGCACCGAGCAGCGCCAGCAGTGGCAGCAGCAGGTGGACCAGATGCGCACGCAGGCGGAGGCCGAGCGCTCCGAGCGCCTCAAGGCGTTCATCTCCAACGCGCGGCTCAACTACAGCCAGGAGCAGGCGCTGACGAAGGCCA comes from Corallococcus macrosporus and encodes:
- a CDS encoding formate--tetrahydrofolate ligase, with the translated sequence MTLRPITEVGAELGLAPEDVLPWGRDRAKVSLDALGRSSRQGRMVLVSAINPTPPGEGKTTMSVALAMGLRKRGRKAVAALREPSLGPVFGVKGGGTGGGQASLEPAADINLHFTGDLHAITSAHNLLSALVDNAVYYGHPVALEGTRVRWRRAMDMNDRFLRNVIVGLGGKAHGVPRETSFDITAASEVMAILALSENLKDLEARLGRIVVAQAADGSPVRANDVNAAASMVALLKDALMPNLAQTREGGPALVHAGPFGNIAHGCSSVVGTRMALAYADEVVTEAGFGFDLGAEKFLDIKCRGAGVWPRGVMLVVTLRALKHHGGAAAAKVADPDREALLKGFSHLEKHLESVTAFGLPAVLCVNRFPQDTESELDELRAFAKARNVGIAVCEGFGKGGEGSLELADTVLAMLDATDAAPPKPRFLYELDQTPEEKIRAIARTVYGADDVAFTPGARKDLETARALGGAGLPVCMAKTHLSLSDDPTKTGRPRGFTLTVREVRLSAGAGFLVALTGELLTMPGLPREPAARRVTVHPDGRITGLMQGE